The candidate division WOR-3 bacterium DNA window TTTCGCTCGAAAACAGCGGCGTCGAATGACGCTGCATACTTATTGATCGATTCTGAGAATTTAATGAAATCCTCTTTTTTTATTTCTAAACCGGCAGCCTGACTGTGGCCGCCGAATTTTAAAAGCAGTCTGCTGCAGTACTTCAGTGCTTCGGTTATGTCGAAATCCGGAATGGAACGGGCTGAACCTTTTGCCGTCTTCTCTTTCAGCGAAAGTAAAATCGTCGGTCTGTGGAAATATTCACTTATCCTTGAAGCGACGATCCCGACTATCCCTTCATGCCATTCTTCTTTACCCAGAACAATCACCCTCTTCTTATCTTCACCTGAACTGCTGACCAGATCAAACGCCTCCCTGTATATCTGCTCCTCTATTGCCTGCCGCTCCCGGTTGTCTGCGGAAAGCCGTTCAGCGAGCTGCACGGCTCTGTCGTAGTCATCGGTAAGAAACAGTTCCAGCGCCTCCTTTGCATCACGCAGTCTTCCACAGGCGTTGATCCGCGGCCCGATTATGAATCCGAGATGATACGAACTTATTCTGTTATTCAATTTACTCTCTTTAAGAAGCGCCCTGAAACCCGGCTTTTTACTTTTCTTTATCCTGTTGATCCCATACTTTACAAGAACACGGTTTTCATCGACAAGCGGCACGATATCAACAACCGTTCCGAGGGCGACGAGGTCCAGATCCTGATAAAGTTGTTCCTTTTCCAAACCTGTTTTTTCGTACAGCGCCTCGATCAGCTTAAAAGCCACACCGATACCGGCTAACTCTCTGAAAGGGTATTGTTCGGTCGGAATCTTGGGATCCAGGACAGCAGCTGCTTCTGGAATTTCATCCCCGGCTTTATGGTGATCGCAGATGATGACATCGATATTATGTTTCTTGGCATATAGAACCTCCTCAACGGCGGTAATACCACAATCAACAGCAATGATCAAGGTGCAGCCGCTCTTAACCGCCTGTTCCACGCCTGCTGAGGACAACCCGTATCCCTCTTCAAGACGATTGGGTATATAATAAGTAGCATCAATACCCATTCTTTTAAGATTAGTAAGAAGAAGCGCCACAGCAGTTATTCCATCAGTATCATAATCACCGTGGATCAAGACTCTTTCTCTGCTGTGGAGTGCCTTGATTATCCGATCCACCGCCCTCTCCATCTGAGTCATTAAAAAAGGATTATGTAAATCAGAGAGCGTCGGCGCAAAATACTGTTCTATCTTCTCTTTTGTATCCCAACCTCTGTTTTTAAGAATCTGAACGACAATCCCGGGGATAACCTTACCCCTGATTTCAATCTCGTCTGCTCTGCCCGACTCGTTCTTTGACAACCACTTCGTCATACGGTTCTCCATTCCATTATTCTTATCAACCGACGTTTTTCCATCTTTTTTAATCTGTATCTCACTCTTTATAAACAGTGGGGTGACCCGTAAGCCGGGTTCTGTTTTAGATAGTCATTTATCTTGTCCTGGTATCACTACCAGGCTCTGCGCAACCTACCCACCCCGTTTCTGCAGTATGCAGAAGAAGCGGGCCGCTTCATACGGGGCCTGCTTGGTTTTGCTTCGGATGGGGTTTGCCGTGCCTCCTGTGTCACCACAGGAGCGGTGAGCTCTTACCTCGCCTTTTCACCCTTATCCGCCTGAGGCGGACGGTATATTTTCTGTGGCACTTTCCGTTTGTTTCCGTCCTTTGAGAGAAGCGCGGAAACAACCTTCCTGTTAGGAAGCATCCTGCCCTGTGAAGCCCGGACTTTCCTCTCACATAGAGCGACTATCCGGTCACCCCGTATAAGTATATCAGAAAGGATTTACGTGTCAATGCTCCATTGAAACACGGCAGAAAAAGATGCGCCCCGGCATCGGATAATCAAAGTCACTCATTGAATTACCGAACTGGAGGGCATACCGCCGATCCAGAAGATTCTTTACACCGCAGGAAATGCTGACACAGGAAAAAAATTCTTTGCTCAAACCGACGTCAAAAACCGTATACGGTTGAAGCCGCTTGGTATCCATGGAGATCACCGGTGCATCTTCATAATTCACGTAGTAGTTGACCCGTTCATCCATAAACAGCCCTTTGATGAATAGAAATGTTTTGTGGAACAATCCAAACTCAAGTATCGCCGATGCCGTATAATCGGGGATGAAGGCGGCGTCCCGTTCAACCGCTTCGATTACCGTCCTGCCTGTATCTGCGTTCCAATCATAGAAGTCATAAACAATCTCATTGTTCTGCTGCCGGGCGTAAAGATAAGACCCTTCAATGCCGAAGCGGATAAATTCATTGAATTGAGTGCGGAATTCAAAATCCATGCCCTTAACCGAGATATAATTGACATTCCGGGGCTGCCACATATTATCCTCTCCGGGCAACCAGGCGATCTGATCATTCACCGACCGCATAAACAGAGATAAGGCGGCAAAAGTGTTCGCAACAGGCGCGCTTTCCAGCCGCAGTTCATACGCCCACCCGTGCTCAGGTCTGAGTTCAGGATTACCCGATCCGGGCCAGAATAGATCATTGAATGTCGGAGCACGGAATGCCTTACCGGCCGACGCCTTAATCCAAAGATTGTCCAACAGCGGTTTGACCACACCGATTGCAGGAGAGAGAAAACCACCGAACTTTGAATTCCTGTCCAGCCTGATGCTCGGTGTCACCGTAATGTCACCGATCTTTTGAGTCAGTTCCAGCCAGAACCCGATATTAAAGGAAGCGGCACGCCACACTGTATCCTGCTGAGACAGCCCCGAAGTCTCGGTTGTCTCTAAGGTGTCATAATGGACGTCAATGCCGGCTACTGTTTCAGTATTATGAGCGTCCAAAAGCATATATGTATTAAAACCCAGCATATGGGTCAAATAGTCGTAATCGGTCATCACGGTGTCTCCATTCCAGTCGATAAATACGGAGTGGAAATAAACCCGCTGCTGCACTGCAGAAAGTCTATTATACCACTTTAAAGAACCCGTGAGATCCTGTATGAAACAGAGACTACCGATTAGATTTCTATCCTTTTCCCGATCTAAAGGTGATGCAGAGCTGGAATCGGCAAGCATGGGTCCGGCCACACCGTATTCTTTGCTGTTGAAGAACAATCCCGAATTAAATTCTGAATGCTCTTTTTTGTACTGAAAAGAACCTGTAACATAACCTCCCCGATAATCACAATTCTGCCTGAATCCATCTGAGGAACAATAAGTGGCAGTGATGTCAAAACACGCCCTGCCGAGAGGCAGCCCTGCTCTGGCGGACAGTTCAGTAGTTTGAAACGGATTTCCTGGTTCGTTGGTTGAAGGAAAAAATGTTAACTTTGCTTCAGGACTCTGGTATTCTTTAGCCGTTATTATATTTACGACGCCGCCCAGGGCATTGCCACCATACAGACTCGAAACCGGACCCTTAACGACCTCAATACGCTCGACTGCATTGAGGTCAACTGCATTCAAATCCGCCATACCGACCGTTATCGAATTCAAAGGAATGCCGTTGAGCAGAACCAGGGTACTGTGTGACGGAATGCCGCGGACCGAGATACTCGACACCAAGCCGGGATTACCGTAATCCTTGATGTTCACGGATGCATAAGTCTGCAGCAGCTCAGACAGACTGACCGGTTCGAGTTTCATAAACTCTTCCCTGTCTATTACTAAGGTCGCCAAGGCGATATCCTGCAAAGACGCTGGATAGCGCGTTGCAGTCACGACGACCTCCTCCACCTCATAGACGGGGGGGACAACCACTAAAAAGAAAAAGATCAGGGGTATCATATAGACCTCCTTTCGTCCGAAGGATACCCGTCGGATACTGGCGGATAGGTCTCCTGGCTTATCCCGTTTTAATCAGCCTTCCCATCCATTGCAGACAGTGGCTTTTTTTGATTAAAACATCCAGCGGAATCACAGTGGCGGCGACCGCGGCCGATTTTCACGGCGCTTCCCTTGAATCCACCAGCAATACAAGTTTATTCAAAAAAATTGCGATGTCAATAATAAAATGGCTTCAGAAAAGGCCGAGCTGAGATTCCTTGGGTTTGTTGTCCTCAAATATCTTGATGGTGCCGAATTCACCGTCATACCCTGGATTGATTATCACGTCGCCGCGTCGAACGCGGTCAACGGCGATCGCAATCCTTTCTTCGGTGTTGCTTTTAAGCTCTTCGAGCGAAGTATTCAACAATATTTCAAATTCACTCCCGAAAATTTTACACAATCTGCGGTATTCATTCTTCACCGCCACGGTATCTCTGCCGCATCCCTTTGCCTCGGCAATAATCTCTTCCAGTGGTATCAAACTTTTATAAGGAATCGCATCTTCCGGAACAAAACCCTCTTCCCGGTCAGCCAGAGATTCGACTCGATGCAATACGCCGATGGTAAGACTGCGTGAACAAACCGGACAGAGATTATTATTGAAACGGGCCTCTTTGGGAGAAAGACGCACCTGACACTTACGATGTCCGTCGTAGTGATACTTACCCTCCTGGGGATAGAACTCAATCGTGTATAAAAACTTCTCTTTATCTTTGTTCTTCAGCGCGTCCCGCAGCTGGAAATAATTCAGTTCTTCACTGAAAACATTGACCTCACGACCGAG harbors:
- a CDS encoding TonB-dependent receptor → MIPLIFFFLVVVPPVYEVEEVVVTATRYPASLQDIALATLVIDREEFMKLEPVSLSELLQTYASVNIKDYGNPGLVSSISVRGIPSHSTLVLLNGIPLNSITVGMADLNAVDLNAVERIEVVKGPVSSLYGGNALGGVVNIITAKEYQSPEAKLTFFPSTNEPGNPFQTTELSARAGLPLGRACFDITATYCSSDGFRQNCDYRGGYVTGSFQYKKEHSEFNSGLFFNSKEYGVAGPMLADSSSASPLDREKDRNLIGSLCFIQDLTGSLKWYNRLSAVQQRVYFHSVFIDWNGDTVMTDYDYLTHMLGFNTYMLLDAHNTETVAGIDVHYDTLETTETSGLSQQDTVWRAASFNIGFWLELTQKIGDITVTPSIRLDRNSKFGGFLSPAIGVVKPLLDNLWIKASAGKAFRAPTFNDLFWPGSGNPELRPEHGWAYELRLESAPVANTFAALSLFMRSVNDQIAWLPGEDNMWQPRNVNYISVKGMDFEFRTQFNEFIRFGIEGSYLYARQQNNEIVYDFYDWNADTGRTVIEAVERDAAFIPDYTASAILEFGLFHKTFLFIKGLFMDERVNYYVNYEDAPVISMDTKRLQPYTVFDVGLSKEFFSCVSISCGVKNLLDRRYALQFGNSMSDFDYPMPGRIFFCRVSMEH
- the recJ gene encoding single-stranded-DNA-specific exonuclease RecJ, whose amino-acid sequence is MENRMTKWLSKNESGRADEIEIRGKVIPGIVVQILKNRGWDTKEKIEQYFAPTLSDLHNPFLMTQMERAVDRIIKALHSRERVLIHGDYDTDGITAVALLLTNLKRMGIDATYYIPNRLEEGYGLSSAGVEQAVKSGCTLIIAVDCGITAVEEVLYAKKHNIDVIICDHHKAGDEIPEAAAVLDPKIPTEQYPFRELAGIGVAFKLIEALYEKTGLEKEQLYQDLDLVALGTVVDIVPLVDENRVLVKYGINRIKKSKKPGFRALLKESKLNNRISSYHLGFIIGPRINACGRLRDAKEALELFLTDDYDRAVQLAERLSADNRERQAIEEQIYREAFDLVSSSGEDKKRVIVLGKEEWHEGIVGIVASRISEYFHRPTILLSLKEKTAKGSARSIPDFDITEALKYCSRLLLKFGGHSQAAGLEIKKEDFIKFSESINKYAASFDAAVFERKRFYDVELDLSDITDELIHFLKYFEPTGMANPQPVFLGRNFEIVGVPRVVGSDHLKFALRNNGRVFSAIAYGRGDAILEIEPGKTRIDCLYSIHEDSFFGKKKVVLKIKEMKKTGEMGAG